The Sorex araneus isolate mSorAra2 chromosome 5, mSorAra2.pri, whole genome shotgun sequence genome has a segment encoding these proteins:
- the GID8 gene encoding glucose-induced degradation protein 8 homolog isoform X2 — translation MSYTEKPDEITKDEWMEKLNNLHVQRADMNRLIMNYLVTGFKEAAEKFRMESGIEPSVDLETLDERIKIREMILKGHIQEAIALVNSLHPELLDTNRYLYFHLQQQHLIELIRQRETEAALEFAQTQLAEQGEESRECLTEMERTLALLAFDNPEESPFGDLLNMMQRQKVWSEVNQAVLDYENRESTPKLAKLLKLLLWAQNELDQKKVKYPRMTDLSRGVIEEPK, via the exons ATGAGTTATACAGAAAAACCCGATGAAATCACAAAAGATGAGTGGATGGAAAAACTCAATAACTTACACGTCCAGCGAGCAGACATGAACCGTCTCATCATGAACTACCTGGTGACAG GCTTcaaagaagcagcagagaagttCCGCATGGAATCTGGAATCGAGCCCAGTGTGGATCTGGAGACGCTGGATGAGCGCATCAAGATTCGGGAGATGATCCTCAAAGGCCACATTCAGGAGGCCATCGCCTTGGTCAACAGTCTCCACCCCGAGCTCCTGGACACAAACCGCTACCTGTATTTCCACCTGCAG CAGCAGCACCTGATCGAGCTGATCCGCCAGCGGGAGACAGAGGCGGCGCTGGAGTTTGCCCAGACCCAGCTGGCGGAGCAGGGCGAGGAGAGCAGGGAGTGCCTGACGGAGATGGAGCGCACGCTGGCACTGCTGGCCTTCGACAACCCCGAGGAGTCGCCCTTTGGGGACCTCCTGAACATGATGCAGCGGCAGAAG GTGTGGAGCGAGGTGAACCAGGCCGTGCTGGATTACGAGAACCGGGAGTCGACGCCCAAGCTGGCCAAGCTGCTGAAACTGCTCCTCTGGGCTCAGAATGAGCTGGACCAGAAGAAGGTGAAGTACCCCAGAATGACAGACCTCAGCAGGGGGGTGATCGAGGAGCCCAAGTAG
- the GID8 gene encoding glucose-induced degradation protein 8 homolog isoform X1: MSYTEKPDEITKDEWMEKLNNLHVQRADMNRLIMNYLVTEGFKEAAEKFRMESGIEPSVDLETLDERIKIREMILKGHIQEAIALVNSLHPELLDTNRYLYFHLQQQHLIELIRQRETEAALEFAQTQLAEQGEESRECLTEMERTLALLAFDNPEESPFGDLLNMMQRQKVWSEVNQAVLDYENRESTPKLAKLLKLLLWAQNELDQKKVKYPRMTDLSRGVIEEPK; encoded by the exons ATGAGTTATACAGAAAAACCCGATGAAATCACAAAAGATGAGTGGATGGAAAAACTCAATAACTTACACGTCCAGCGAGCAGACATGAACCGTCTCATCATGAACTACCTGGTGACAG AAGGCTTcaaagaagcagcagagaagttCCGCATGGAATCTGGAATCGAGCCCAGTGTGGATCTGGAGACGCTGGATGAGCGCATCAAGATTCGGGAGATGATCCTCAAAGGCCACATTCAGGAGGCCATCGCCTTGGTCAACAGTCTCCACCCCGAGCTCCTGGACACAAACCGCTACCTGTATTTCCACCTGCAG CAGCAGCACCTGATCGAGCTGATCCGCCAGCGGGAGACAGAGGCGGCGCTGGAGTTTGCCCAGACCCAGCTGGCGGAGCAGGGCGAGGAGAGCAGGGAGTGCCTGACGGAGATGGAGCGCACGCTGGCACTGCTGGCCTTCGACAACCCCGAGGAGTCGCCCTTTGGGGACCTCCTGAACATGATGCAGCGGCAGAAG GTGTGGAGCGAGGTGAACCAGGCCGTGCTGGATTACGAGAACCGGGAGTCGACGCCCAAGCTGGCCAAGCTGCTGAAACTGCTCCTCTGGGCTCAGAATGAGCTGGACCAGAAGAAGGTGAAGTACCCCAGAATGACAGACCTCAGCAGGGGGGTGATCGAGGAGCCCAAGTAG